In Ktedonobacteraceae bacterium, one DNA window encodes the following:
- a CDS encoding heme-binding protein yields MANNSFQKTSITSEAAERLIAAAEAKARDMGKAMVIAICDEDGILKAFKRMDGAPLLSVQIAQDKAFTAISFGGLASHEWYDFIKNDPPLLHGIVKTDRLIVFGGGYAIKDGETIIGGIGVSGGHYSEDMQVAQAALEAL; encoded by the coding sequence ATGGCGAACAACTCGTTTCAGAAGACCAGCATCACCAGTGAGGCAGCGGAGCGCCTTATCGCCGCTGCTGAGGCCAAAGCGCGTGACATGGGTAAAGCCATGGTCATCGCCATTTGCGACGAGGACGGCATACTCAAAGCATTCAAACGCATGGATGGGGCTCCCCTGTTAAGCGTACAAATCGCACAGGACAAGGCATTTACCGCCATTAGTTTCGGCGGCCTGGCATCACACGAGTGGTATGACTTCATCAAAAACGATCCGCCCTTGCTGCATGGCATCGTCAAGACAGACCGCCTGATCGTATTTGGCGGCGGCTACGCTATCAAGGACGGCGAAACCATTATCGGTGGCATCGGTGTAAGCGGCGGTCACTATTCCGAGGATATGCAGGTGGCTCAGGCAGCTTTAGAGGCTCTGTAA